From Sphingobium sp. B2D3C:
CGCGGTCGGCGTCAATACGGCGGCGCTGCCACGCACATTGTCGGTGGTGGCGAGGATGACATGGTCGCGGGTCGTGGCGACCTGCTCGACCGATTGCCGGGCGCCCGGTGCGAACAATATTTGGGGCACCAGCGTCGGCTCGGCGCGCAGATCATCGAGCGAGATCGCCACCGCGCTGCCGGTCGGCACGTCCACGCCGCCGCTGCGCCATGGCTCGCTGGTCTTGAGGATCACCCGGCCGGCGATCATGCCCGAGAGTGTGGACTTTGCCGGCAGCGGCAGCTTGCGCACGCCCTGCGGCGTGACGAGGATGTAATCATTCTCGAAGAAGGTCCGCGAGCGCACCAGAATCACTGCTCGATTGCCCGCGCCATCGTTGAGCACCGCCGGCCAAACGCCGACATCCTCCTTCGCGCCGCGAAACACCTCTGTGGCATCGCTCAGCGGCGCGCCGCGCTTGAGCGTCTTGACGACGAACGGATAGCCCGATGCCGTCAGCGTGCCTTCGCCCCAGTCGCGCGAGGCGATGAGCGTGTCGGCATCGACCCAGTCCACACCCTGCTTAGAGGTGGAGAGCACAAAGCCGCCCTTGACGAAGGCGCCGGTGGTGAGATCGAACTCGCGAATGTCGGTGGCATCCTCGCCACCGTCAGACAGCGAAATCAGGCAGCGCCGCTCATCCGGCTCTAGGCAGGTGGCGCCTTTCCACACCCATTTCTTCGCCTCGGCCTTGCTCAGCGCGTCGAGATCGAGCGCGGTCGTCCAGCGCGGGCTGGCCTGCGCATACTCGCTGGCGCTGGTGTGCCGCCAGATGCCCTGCGGATGCGCGGCATCGCGCCAGAAATTATAGATGCGCCCGCCGATCAGGCTCGGCATCGGAATGCGGTCGGTCGCGGTGGCGATGGCGATCGCGTCCTTCACCATGCCGGGGTAATTGGGGTCGTTCTGAAGCACGTTCACGGTGCGCGCATTCTCCGCTTCCACCCAGGCCATGGACTTCTCGCCATGCCAGTCCTCGAGCCAGAGGAAGGGGTCGTCCTGCGCCACAGTGTCTGCCGTAGCCGCCCTCGTTCCGCTTGCGAGGGTGATCGCAGCCGCCATTGCCAATACCTTCATGGAGAATCTTCCCGGAAACACGCCCCTGATTGCCACCAGCGGCGTGCCGGAGCAATGCTCAGTCGCGCCAGCTTGGGTCGATCCGGTCGATCACGCGCACCATCGCGGCAAAGTCGAGCATCCCGAACCGCTCGGCCGGAATGGCCGAAAACATGTCGCGCTTATGCACGGCCAGCACCTCGTCTGGGATGATCAGCGGCGTGCCCGCCTGCCGGGTCGCCAGCTGGATTTCGCAGGCCCGCTCAAATACGAAATAGCGTAGGAATGCCTCCGGCAACGTCTGGCCCATCACCAGCAAGCCATGGTTGCGCAGGATCATGAAGCGCTTGTCGCCCAGATTGGCGACGAGGCGCGCGCCTTCCTCCGTGCGCACGGTTACGCCCTCGAAATCATGATAGGCGATGTTGCCGACCAGGAAGCCGGCATAGAAGTTCGTCGCCAGCAGCCCTTCCTGGGTAGACGAGACGGCCATGCCCGCCGTGGTGTGGGTGTGGATGATACAATGCGCGTCCGGCACATGGCGGTGGAAGACGCTGTGCTGCACGAAGCCCGCGCGGTTGACCGGGTGCGGGCTGCCATCCAGCGTGTTGCCGTCAATGTCGATCTTGACGAGATTGGATGCCTTGACCTCCGAATAATGGAGGCCGAAAGGGTTGATGAGAAACGCCTGCTCTTCGCCCGGCACGCGCAGCGAGATGTGATTATAGATCAGTTCGTCCCAGCCCATATGCGCAAAGATGCGGTAGCAGGCGGCCAGTTGCTGGCGGGCCTGCCATTCGGCATCGCTCATCGGGTGTGTTTGGGCGGCGGTGGCCATGATCCTCTCTCCTTGCGCCGGACCCTCCTGGGTCTCGTGGGGCGATGGCTTGGATGATGCGCGGGAGAGGGCGGGTTGTCGAGTGAAAGGCGGCGGCCTGTGCCGCTGTCACTGCGATGACCCGGAGCATCTGCTAACAGAGACCCGCTTTTCGCCAGCTATGGACGAGTGACGATGCAATTTTCCTCGATGATCCGCGCCAGCCTGCCGCTTGGCCTTCTTCTGCTCGGCGCCTGCGCACAGACGGCGCAGCGGCCCGCATCCCCGGCGGGCGACAGTATTGCGCGGCTGCAGATCATCGCCTTCAATGATTTTCACGGCCATATCGATACGGTCGGACAGACCGTGCTCCCACCGGGCGCCGCTGCCGATGCGCCGCGCACGGCAGCGGGCGGCGCGATCCACTTTGCGCAGGCCGTCTCCCGCCTGCGGGCCGAGAATCCCAACAGCGCCGTGGTCTCCGCCGGCGACATGATCAGCGCCTCGCCACTCATCTCCGGCCATTTCCTCGATGAGCCGACGATCCGCGTGATGAACACGGTCGGCGTTGATTTCAACTCGGTGGGCAATCATGAGTTCGATCGCGGGCCGGACGAGCTGCGCCGGATGCAGACCGGCGGCTGCACGCAGTTTACACGATTGCAGCCCTGCCAGGTGATGAGCGATTTCCCCGGCGCGCGCTTTGGCTTTCTTGCGGCGAACGTGCAGCAGGCCGATGGGCAGACCTTGTTCCCGGCTTATGGCCTCAAGCGCTTTGCCCTCGCGGGCGGCAAGACGGTGACCGTCGGCTTTGTCGGCGTCACGCTCAAGGGCACGCCGGAGATCGTGGCGCCGAGCGGTGTTGCCAATCTGCGCTTTCTTGATGAGGCGGAGGCGGCGAACAGCTATGTCGCCGCGCTCAAGCAGGCCGGGGCAGAGATATTGGTGCTGCTGATCCACGAAGGCGGCTATCCGGGTGGGGAGGGCGATCCCGGCGATTGCGGCTCGCTCTCCGGACCGCTGCCGCAGATCATGGCGCGGCTCGATCCTGCTTTCGATCTCGTGATTTCCGGGCATACCCATCAGGCCTATGTCTGC
This genomic window contains:
- a CDS encoding prolyl oligopeptidase family serine peptidase → MKVLAMAAAITLASGTRAATADTVAQDDPFLWLEDWHGEKSMAWVEAENARTVNVLQNDPNYPGMVKDAIAIATATDRIPMPSLIGGRIYNFWRDAAHPQGIWRHTSASEYAQASPRWTTALDLDALSKAEAKKWVWKGATCLEPDERRCLISLSDGGEDATDIREFDLTTGAFVKGGFVLSTSKQGVDWVDADTLIASRDWGEGTLTASGYPFVVKTLKRGAPLSDATEVFRGAKEDVGVWPAVLNDGAGNRAVILVRSRTFFENDYILVTPQGVRKLPLPAKSTLSGMIAGRVILKTSEPWRSGGVDVPTGSAVAISLDDLRAEPTLVPQILFAPGARQSVEQVATTRDHVILATTDNVRGSAAVLTPTATGWTSTALTLPDNASIGIAAASDRDNAAYLSVTGFLQPTTLWQIDAAKPAPVQVKALPARFDASGLVVEQFEASSTDGTKIPYFIVHREGMARDGSTPTIMTAYGGFEVSYTPSYSALIGKLWLERGGSFVVANIRGGGEFGPAWHQAGLKTKRQIIYDDFAAVGRDIFARKLSSPKKFGIFGGSNGGLLMGVEFNQHPELWNAVVIQVPLLDMLRFEQIAAGPSWVDEYGSVSVPEEKAFLETISPYHNVVKGKAYPEPYIWTTTKDDRVGPQHARKFAARLKDYGIPYLFYEDTAGGHSGDADIEQSARLKAMEMVYFTRKLVDGK
- a CDS encoding class II aldolase/adducin family protein, which gives rise to MATAAQTHPMSDAEWQARQQLAACYRIFAHMGWDELIYNHISLRVPGEEQAFLINPFGLHYSEVKASNLVKIDIDGNTLDGSPHPVNRAGFVQHSVFHRHVPDAHCIIHTHTTAGMAVSSTQEGLLATNFYAGFLVGNIAYHDFEGVTVRTEEGARLVANLGDKRFMILRNHGLLVMGQTLPEAFLRYFVFERACEIQLATRQAGTPLIIPDEVLAVHKRDMFSAIPAERFGMLDFAAMVRVIDRIDPSWRD
- a CDS encoding bifunctional metallophosphatase/5'-nucleotidase, with amino-acid sequence MQFSSMIRASLPLGLLLLGACAQTAQRPASPAGDSIARLQIIAFNDFHGHIDTVGQTVLPPGAAADAPRTAAGGAIHFAQAVSRLRAENPNSAVVSAGDMISASPLISGHFLDEPTIRVMNTVGVDFNSVGNHEFDRGPDELRRMQTGGCTQFTRLQPCQVMSDFPGARFGFLAANVQQADGQTLFPAYGLKRFALAGGKTVTVGFVGVTLKGTPEIVAPSGVANLRFLDEAEAANSYVAALKQAGAEILVLLIHEGGYPGGEGDPGDCGSLSGPLPQIMARLDPAFDLVISGHTHQAYVCRYGTVDPSRPLLATSAGQYGTLLTRITLDYDVAAHRLVDKRAENLLVEQREDAPVAQPELTDLVARYRTAASSVSDRVVGKLAGSLTQIADVSGQSTLGNFIADAQLASVQAPERGGAQLALMNPGGLRAPVAPLADGSVRFGDLYSAQPFGNVVLVKQLSGADIRAALEQQFTRGDRPSILSVSRGFSYEFDASRPAGARVFNIRLNGAALRDEGTYRVAMNNFIAQGGDGLRLFAPAPVLAEGPVDVDALEVYIASDSHRGPPALDRIRNVTPQ